A stretch of the Nicotiana tabacum cultivar K326 chromosome 6, ASM71507v2, whole genome shotgun sequence genome encodes the following:
- the LOC142181691 gene encoding S-protein homolog 2-like, whose amino-acid sequence MGCILFKQIFCLFILTFYFTQEINATGREVVTDMKTKSRLIQFGIPPISVHIMDRINATSPQLIFHCASGDDDLGYHYPKFNQDFMFTFGLHFFVETVFFCHFWWGSEDKAFEVFRDSGACADHGGLDTSDCFWIVKSDGFYFTNVDPDSNPSSITKIYDWK is encoded by the coding sequence ATGGGCTGCATTTTGTTCAAGCAGATTTTTTGCTTGTTCATTTTAACATTTTATTTTACACAAGAAATCAATGCTACTGGTAGGGAAGTTGTCACTGATATGAAAACCAAATCCAGACTTATACAGTTTGGTATTCCTCCTATTTCTGTTCATATAATGGACCGTATTAACGCGACGTCTCCtcaattaatatttcattgtgcATCTGGAGACGACGATCTTGGATATCATTACCCCAAGTTTAACCAAGACTTTATGTTCACATTCGGACTGCATTTTTTTGTAGAGACAGTTTTCTTCTGTCATTTTTGGTGGGGTTCAGAAGACAAAGCATTTGAGGTGTTTAGAGACTCAGGGGCATGTGCAGATCATGGAGGACTTGATACATCTGATTGCTTTTGGATAGTGAAATCAGATGGCTTCTATTTTACTAATGTAGATCCAGATTCTAATCCCTCTTCTATAACCAAAATTTATGATTGGAAATAA
- the LOC107772803 gene encoding dynamin-2A-like: MEAIEELAQLSDSMKQAAALLADEDVDETSSKRSSTFLNVVAIGGTGAGKSAVLNSLVGHPALPTGEGGATRAPICIDLKRDSSLSSKSIVLQIDSKSQPVSASALRHSLQDRLSKISSKSRDEIYLKLRTSTAPPLKLIDLPGVDKGNLDDSLTEYVEHNDAILLVVISAAQAPEVASCKAIRIAKEYDSECTRTVGVISKIDQAASEPKVLAAVQALLSGQGPRSTADIPWVALIGQSVSIASAQSGSVGSDNSLETAWRAESESLKSILTGAPQSKLGRLALVETLAHQIRNRMKVRLPNLLSGLQGKSQVVQDELVRLGEQMVNSAEGTKALALELCREFEDKFLLHITGGEGDGWKVVASFEGNFPNRIKQLPLDRHFDINNVKRIVLEADGYQPYLISPEKGLRSLIKGVLELAKEPSRLCVDEVHRVLVDLVSSAANATPGLGRYPPFKREVVAIASAALDGFKTDAKKMVVALVDMERAFVPPQHFIRLVQRRMDRQRREDELKNRGSKKAHESEQSILNRATSPQTGAQQGGGSLKSMKEKPSQQDKDASEGSALKTAGPEGEITAGFLLKRSAKTNGWSKRWFVLNEKTGKLGYTKKQEERHFRGVITLEECNLEEVPDEEEAPAPAKSSKDKKANGPDVAKAPNLVFKITSRVPYKTVLKAHSAVILKAESVADKMEWLSKLRTVISSKGGQVKGESGPPIRHSLSDGSLETMTRRPVDPEEELRWMAQEVRGYVEAVLNSLAANVPKAVVLCQVEKAKEDMLTKLYSSISAQSTAKIEELLQEDQNVKRRRERIQKQSSLLSKLTRQLSIHDNRAAAAASYANGEAESSPTASGPSSGDDWRSAFDAAANGPSSLSRYGSGGSSRRYSEAAENGNANTRSSSAGRRTPNRLPPGPPQSGSGYRS; this comes from the exons ATGGAGGCGATCGAGGAATTGGCACAACTATCAGATTCGATGAAGCAAGCTGCGGCTTTGCTTGCCGACGAAGACGTGGATGAAACTTCTTCCAAACGGTCGTCCACTTTTCTCAATGTCGTTGCTATCGGTGGCACT GGTGCAGGTAAATCAGCTGTACTTAACAGTCTAGTTGGACATCCTGCTTTG CCAACAGGTGAAGGTGGTGCTACTCGTGCCCCCATATGCATCGATCTAAAACGAGATAGTTCGTTGAGCAGTAAGTCAATCGTTTTGCAGATCGACAGTAAATCACAGCCAGTGTCTGCAA GTGCTCTTCGACATTCTTTACAGGATAGACTTAGCAAAATTTCAAGCAAAAGTCGTGATGAAATATATTTGAAGCTACGAACAAGCACGG CCCCACCATTGAAGCTGATTGATTTGCCTGGGGTTGACAAGGGAAACCTTGATGATTCATTG ACTGAATATGTTGAGCACAATGATGCCATATTGCTGGTCGTAATATCTGCTGCTCAGGCACCTGAAGTTGCTTCATGTAAAGCTATCAGAATTGCGAAGGAGTATGATAGTGAAT GTACCAGAACAGTCGGTGTTATTAGCAAGATAGATCAAGCAGCTTCAGAGCCAAAAGTGCTTGCGGCTGTTCAAGCTCTTTTGTCGGGTCAAGGACCACGAAGTACAGCTGATATCCCCTGGGTTGCCTTGATTGGTCAATCTGTTTCCATAGCTTCTGCCCAGTCTGGAAGTGTTGGATCTGATAACTCATTGGAGACTGCATGGCGAGCTGAGAGTGAAAGTTTAAAATCTATTTTGACAGGAGCTCCTCAAAGTAAGCTTGGTAGGTTAGCATTGGTCGAGACCCTTGCTCACCAGATACGCAATAGAATGAAAGTCAGACTTCCAAATCTGCTTTCCGG GCTTCAGGGGAAGTCTCAAGTTGTACAGGATGAGTTGGTGAGGCTTGGGGAGCAAATGGTTAATAGTGCTGAAGGTACCAAAGCCTTGGCACTTGAGCTTTGCCGTGAATTTGAGGATAAGTTTCTGCTGCATATCACTGGCGGCGAG GGTGATGGATGGAAAGTGGTTGCAAGTTTCGAGGGGAACTTCCCTAATAGGATAAAGCAGCTCCCCTTAGATAGACACTTTGACATAAACAATGTCAAGCGG ATTGTGTTAGAAGCCGATGGTTATCAGCCTTACCTGATTTCTCCCGAGAAAGGGTTGAGGTCTTTGATAAAAGGTGTCTTGGAGCTTGCAAAAGAACCTTCACGTCTTTGTGTTGATGAG GTGCACCGTGTACTTGTTGATCTTGTCTCCTCTGCTGCAAATGCCACTCCTGGACTTGGACGATATCCTCCTTTCAAGAGAGAG GTTGTAGCAATTGCTTCCGCTGCATTGGATGGGTTTAAAACTGATGCCAAGAAAATGGTAGTTGCCCTTGTCGACATGGAGCGAGCTTTTGTCCCCCCTCAACACTTTATCCGCTTGGTGCAGAGGAG AATGGACAGACAGAGACGAGAAGATGAGCTAAAGAATCGGGGTTCGAAGAAGGCACATGAATCAGAGCAATCAATATTGAATAGG GCAACTAGTCCTCAAACTGGAGCCCAGCAAGGTGGAGGAAGCTTGAAATCTATGAAAGAAAAACCCAGCCAGCAGGACAAGGATGCATCAGAAGGCTCGGCTTTGAAAACAGCAGGGCCTGAGGGAGAAATTACCGCTG GTTTCTTATTGAAGAGAAGTGCCAAAACAAATGGGTGGAGTAAGCGATGGTTTGTTTTGAATGAGAAAACTGGAAAG CTTGGATACACGAAGAAACAAGAAGAACGTCATTTTCGTGGTGTCATAACGTTGGAG GAATGTAATCTTGAAGAAGTTCCTGACGAAGAAGAAGCTCCAGCACCTGCCAAAAGTTCCAAAGACAAAAAGGCAAATGGGCCTGATGTTGCAAAAGCACCCAATCTTGTATTTAAAATTACGAGCCGGGTTCCATATAAAACAGTTTTAAAGG CACACAGCGCTGTTATCTTGAAGGCCGAGAGTGTGGCAGATAAAATGGAGTGGTTAAGTAAATTGAGAACTGTCATCAGCTCTAAAGGCGGTCAAGTTAAGGGTGAATCTGGGCCGCCTATCCGACATAGTCTTTCAGATGGATCTCTT GAAACAATGACTAGAAGACCGGTGGATCCTGAAGAAGAACTTCGATGGATGGCTCAAGAAGTGCGTGGTTATGTTGAAGCTGTTCTAAACAGTCTTGCAGCCAATGTGCCAAAA GCAGTTGTTCTCTGCCAAGTAGAGAAGGCCAAAGAAGACATGCTTACTAAATTGTATAGTTCTATCAG TGCCCAAAGCACTGCAAAGATTGAAGAGCTGCTCCAGGAGGACCAGAATGTAAAACGAAGGAGAGAGCGCATCCAGAAACAATCTTCTCTTCTTTCTAAGCTTACTAGACAGCTCAGTATCCATGACAATAGAGCAGCTGCTGCTGCCAGTTACGCAAATGGTGAAGCAG AAAGTAGCCCAACAGCATCAGGCCCGTCATCTGGTGATGATTGGAGATCTGCATTTGATGCTGCTGCAAATGGCCCTTCTAGTCTCTCTAGGTATGGGTCAGGTGGTAGCAGTCGCCGCTACAGTGAGGCTGCTGAAAATGGTAATGCAAATACACGCTCGAGTTCTGCTGGCCGTCGCACCCCTAACAGGTTGCCGCCTGGCCCACCACAGTCTGGATCTGGTTATAGATCATAA
- the LOC142181692 gene encoding uncharacterized protein LOC142181692, whose amino-acid sequence MIGAELNYTPVEKICLALLYAIKKLRHYFEAYTIKFISRADPVKFVMTRPVLSGRLARWSILFNQYEITYTPQKAVKGQTLANFLADHLLPAEWELSDEFPDEDVLFIEELPPWTMFFDGFACRNGVGAGIVLISPERQVLPFSIVLGETCSNNASEYQALIVGLEMALDMKILPLEIYGDSKLIINQLLGSYEVKKEYLLPYHQYASGLLERFDKCS is encoded by the coding sequence ATGATAGGGGCTGAGTTGAACTATACGCCTGTTGAAAAAATATGCTTAGCATTACTTTATGCGATAAAGAAGCTAAGGCATTATTTTGAAGCATACACCATCAAATTCATCTCTCGAGCAGATCCCGTGAAGTTCGTGATGACTCGACCTGTTCTTTCTGGACGCCTAGCAAGATGGTCCATATTGTTTAACCAATACGAGATCACATACACACCTCAAAAGGCTGTGAAAGGACAAACACTAGCTAATTTTTTGGCTGATCACCTTCTTCCGGCGGAATGGGAACTTTCGGATGAGTTTCCAGATGAAGACGTTTTGTTCATTGAAGAACTACCACCATGgacaatgttctttgatggatTCGCATGTCGTAACGGTGTAGGGGCAGGTATTGTGTTGATCTCTCCAGAAAGACAAGTCTTGCCATTCTCCATTGTTTTAGGTGAAACATGCTCCAACAATGCCTCTGAGTACCAAGCTTTGATCGTCGGTCTCGAAATGGCGTTAGACATGAAGATTCTACCGTTGGAGATCTACGGCGACTCTAAGCTAATCATCAACCAACTTTTGGGGAGTTACGAGGTAAAGAAGGAATATCTCTTGCCATACCATCAATATGCTTCTGGTTTACTTGAAAGATTCGACAAGTGTTCTTAA
- the LOC142181693 gene encoding uncharacterized protein LOC142181693, whose product MPFDNKLVKTLCENFDFKQHKSSMHNAPANDLVKDFNKTLGNLLKKVVAKNKRDWHEKIGEALWAYRTTFRTTTQATPYSLVYGVEAVLPLEQQIPSLRISIQEGFTSEENAQFRLAELEAPDEKRLEAQQKLECYQARLARAFNKKVRSQSFQVGDLVLAVRQPIILNKRICNKFTSKWDGPYVVKEAYSSGAYKIVDKDGFRVGLINGKFLKQYFP is encoded by the coding sequence ATGCCATTTGACAACAAGCTTGTGAAGACTCTATGCGAGAACTTCGATTTCAAGCAACATAAGTCTTCAATGCATAATGCACCTGCCAACGACCTTGTTAAAGATTTTAACAAGACGCTTGGTAaccttttgaagaaagttgttgcaAAGAACAAGAGAGACTGGCATGAGAAAATTGGTGAAGCTTTGTGGGCATACCGGACAACCTTCAGAACTACTACACAAGCAACTCCTTACTCTTTAGTATATGGCGTAGAAGCAGTCCTGCCGTTGGAGCAACAAATTCCATCATTGCGGATATCAATACAAGAAGGTTTCACGTCCGAAGAGAATGCTCAATTTCGCCTAGCAGAGTTAGAGGCAccagatgagaaaagattggaagCACAACAAAAATTGGAGTGCTATCAAGCTCGACTagctagagccttcaacaagaaagtgcggtCACAATCATTCCAAGTGGGAGACTTAGTCCTAGCTGTTCGACAACCCATAATCCTCAACAAACGCATATGCAACAAGTTTAcctcaaaatgggatgggccatatgttgtGAAAGAAGCCTATTCAAGTGGCGCATACAAAATTGTCGATAAGGATGGTTTCAGAGTTGGTCTAATCAATGGAAAATTTCTAAAGCAGTACTTCCCATGA
- the LOC142181694 gene encoding uncharacterized protein LOC142181694, producing MNFRTTTQATPYSLVYGVEAVLPLEQQIPSLRISIQEGFTSEENAQFCLAELEAPDEKRLEAQQKLECYQARLARAFNKKVRSQSFQVGDLVLAVRQPIILNKRICNKFTSKWDGPYVVKEAYSSGAYKIVDKDGFRVGLINGKFLKQYFP from the coding sequence ATGAACTTCAGAACTACTACACAAGCAACTCCTTACTCTTTGGTATATGGCGTAGAAGCAGTCCTGCCGTTGGAGCAACAAATTCCATCATTGCGGATATCAATACAAGAAGGTTTCACGTCCGAAGAGAATGCTCAATTTTGCCTAGCAGAGTTAGAGGCAccagatgagaaaagattggaagCACAACAAAAATTGGAGTGCTATCAAGCTCGACTagctagagccttcaacaagaaagtgcggtCACAATCATTCCAAGTGGGAGACTTAGTCCTAGCTGTTCGACAACCCATAATCCTCAACAAACGCATATGCAACAAGTTTAcctcaaaatgggatgggccatatgttgtGAAGGAAGCCTATTCAAGTGGCGCATACAAAATTGTCGATAAGGATGGTTTCAGAGTTGGTCTAATCAATGGAAAATTTCTAAAGCAGTACTTCCCATGA